One window of the Terriglobales bacterium genome contains the following:
- the nuoI gene encoding NADH-quinone oxidoreductase subunit NuoI: MAVIKDIAGIAKGMSVTLKEMFQPTVVENYPDGPGPLKGAVFQERYRGVHVLQRDENGLEKCVACFLCAAACPSNCIYIEAAENTAERRISGAERYAAVYNIDYNRCIFCGYCVEACPTDAITHGHGFEIASFDASTLVYRKEQLLAPMPALAEKAESS; encoded by the coding sequence ATGGCGGTGATCAAGGACATCGCGGGGATCGCCAAGGGCATGTCGGTCACCCTCAAGGAGATGTTCCAGCCCACGGTGGTGGAGAACTACCCCGACGGCCCCGGGCCGCTGAAGGGAGCGGTGTTCCAGGAACGCTACCGTGGCGTCCACGTGCTGCAGCGGGATGAGAACGGCCTGGAGAAGTGCGTGGCCTGTTTCCTGTGCGCGGCGGCGTGTCCTTCGAACTGCATCTACATCGAGGCGGCGGAGAACACCGCCGAGCGCCGCATTTCCGGCGCCGAGCGCTACGCCGCGGTGTACAACATTGACTACAACCGCTGCATCTTTTGCGGCTACTGCGTGGAGGCGTGCCCGACGGACGCCATCACCCACGGCCATGGGTTCGAGATCGCGAGCTTCGACGCTTCCACTCTGGTCTATCGCAAGGAGCAGCTGCTGGCGCCCATGCCGGCGCTGGCGGAGAAGGCCGAGTCTTCGTAA
- a CDS encoding four helix bundle protein: MRQRTKAFALRIIRLVRSLPKTDEARVIGRQLLRSGTSIGANHRSAGRGRSRAEFVAKLGVVLEEADETVYWLELLAESGIVPAKRMEDITQEANELVRIFSASRRTLRQ, from the coding sequence TTGAGGCAGCGCACCAAAGCCTTTGCGTTGCGAATCATCAGGCTGGTGCGCAGCCTGCCGAAGACGGATGAAGCGCGCGTGATCGGGCGACAGTTGCTGCGTTCCGGCACTTCGATCGGGGCGAACCATCGGTCGGCGGGACGCGGGCGCTCCCGGGCAGAGTTCGTGGCCAAGCTGGGCGTCGTGCTCGAAGAGGCGGATGAGACGGTGTACTGGCTGGAGCTGCTGGCGGAGAGCGGTATCGTGCCAGCCAAGCGAATGGAGGACATTACGCAGGAGGCCAACGAGTTGGTGCGAATCTTCTCCGCTTCCCGGCGAACGCTGCGGCAGTAA
- the metH gene encoding methionine synthase, translated as MADFLQTVRERVVIYDGAMGTQIQERALTADDFQGKEGCNELLVLSRPDVIQDIHAAYFTAGADVVETDTFGATRIVLAEYQLEDQVREINRAAARIAKEVARDFSTNGKPRFVAGSIGPTTKLPSLGHIGFDEMAAAYTEQALGLIEGGVDVLLIETSQDLLQAKAALAGVFDAMRAAGKRLPVTVQVTLEATGTMLLGTEIGAALTALEPFDVDVIGMNCATGPREMNDAVRYLCHNSTRQVSVLPNAGLPQNVGGKAVYSLTPEELAEFHTLFVKEYGVRIVGGCCGTTPRHIRAVAEAVANLEPARREVRPAAAASSAYTSVPLDLEPKPLIVAEEMNTTTRVERFRNLVRGGHYDDILALAKKLVAEGSHMLDLCCAIVGEDEKGYMTRVLEKIATRVPAPVLVDSTEADVIEQALKRIPGKAIINSINLEDGEKRTSRVLPMAKRYGAAVIALTIDEEGMALTAEKKTAIARRIFELATGKYGIRPVDLIFDALTLPISTGQEEYRTAGRETLEAVRRIKHELPEVTTILGVSNISFGLDVYARRVLNSVFMHEAVNHGLDIAIVNYSKIYPLYKIPEAEVEIARKLIYYDTSAGDPLANYLAYFAGHQKTQEVAPVDVVHLEVEDRLKHCIIHGEKAIGEGAARQTLEQVLDEALSRYTPLDLINNVLLDAMRTVGDLFGARKMQLPSVLDSASVMKQAVAYLEPKMERAAGSQKGTIVLATVKGDVHDIGKNLVDIILTNNGYRVVNLGIKQPADSIIAAALEHQADAIGLSGLLVKSTVEMKYVLEDLERQKLEFPVICGGAALTRKYVEDDLRREYSNGVFYGEDAFGGLRLMDDLTASDGSRQARLAEGRTRKEAARAAVAVAEAPAERSKAVRADVEIPAPAFFGRKVRKDFDLSEVFRYINETALFKNQWQLKTASAADYQKLVETKYRPTLERLQQEVMAAGWFEPKAVYGWFPCQSNGNDVILYEPQDERRELLRFTFPRQKEGRRLSIADFFAAQDSGRKDVIGVSVVTIGARASEECHRLFEHGEYTRYLYLHGLSVETAEALAELLHKQMRAELGIGKDDAERITDLFHQKYRGSRYSFGYPACPNLEDQTKIFELLDPEHTIGVRMTSGFQLEPEQSTSAIVVHHPEAKYFVV; from the coding sequence ATGGCTGATTTTCTCCAAACCGTACGCGAGCGCGTGGTGATCTATGACGGCGCCATGGGCACGCAGATCCAGGAGCGCGCGCTCACGGCCGACGACTTCCAGGGCAAGGAGGGCTGTAACGAGCTGCTGGTGCTGAGCCGCCCGGACGTCATCCAGGACATCCATGCGGCGTACTTCACGGCCGGAGCCGATGTTGTGGAAACCGACACGTTCGGGGCGACGCGCATTGTGCTGGCGGAGTATCAGCTTGAGGACCAGGTGCGGGAGATCAACCGGGCAGCGGCGCGGATCGCAAAAGAAGTCGCACGGGACTTCTCCACCAACGGGAAGCCGCGGTTCGTGGCAGGGTCGATAGGGCCGACCACCAAGCTGCCGTCGCTGGGGCACATCGGGTTCGACGAGATGGCCGCGGCCTACACCGAGCAGGCCCTGGGGCTGATTGAGGGCGGCGTGGACGTGCTGCTGATCGAGACCTCGCAGGACCTGTTGCAGGCCAAAGCGGCTCTGGCGGGCGTGTTCGACGCCATGCGGGCGGCAGGAAAGCGCCTGCCGGTGACGGTGCAGGTGACGCTCGAAGCGACCGGCACCATGCTGCTGGGGACGGAGATCGGCGCAGCGCTGACCGCGCTCGAACCCTTTGACGTGGACGTGATCGGGATGAACTGCGCCACCGGGCCGCGCGAGATGAACGACGCGGTGCGCTACCTCTGCCACAACTCCACGCGGCAGGTTTCCGTGCTGCCCAATGCGGGGCTGCCGCAGAACGTGGGCGGGAAAGCCGTCTATTCGCTGACGCCGGAAGAGCTGGCGGAGTTCCACACCCTGTTCGTGAAGGAATACGGCGTGCGCATCGTGGGAGGCTGTTGCGGGACAACGCCGCGGCACATCCGGGCGGTGGCGGAAGCGGTGGCGAACCTGGAGCCGGCAAGGCGGGAGGTGCGGCCCGCGGCGGCGGCGTCGAGCGCGTACACGTCGGTGCCGCTGGACCTCGAACCCAAACCGCTGATCGTGGCCGAGGAAATGAACACGACTACGCGGGTGGAGAGATTCCGCAACCTGGTCCGCGGCGGTCACTATGACGACATCCTGGCGCTGGCCAAGAAGCTCGTGGCCGAGGGCTCGCACATGCTGGACCTTTGCTGCGCCATCGTGGGCGAGGACGAAAAAGGCTACATGACGCGGGTGCTGGAGAAGATCGCTACCCGCGTGCCCGCGCCCGTGCTGGTCGACTCGACCGAAGCCGATGTCATCGAGCAGGCGCTGAAGCGCATTCCCGGGAAGGCGATCATCAATTCCATCAACCTCGAGGACGGAGAGAAGAGGACTTCGCGGGTGCTGCCCATGGCCAAGCGCTACGGCGCGGCGGTGATCGCGCTCACCATCGACGAAGAGGGCATGGCGCTGACGGCGGAGAAGAAGACCGCCATCGCGCGACGCATCTTCGAGCTGGCGACCGGGAAGTACGGCATCCGGCCGGTGGACCTGATTTTCGACGCGTTGACGCTGCCGATTTCCACGGGGCAGGAGGAGTACCGCACGGCGGGGCGGGAGACGCTGGAAGCGGTGCGGCGCATCAAGCACGAGTTGCCCGAGGTGACGACCATCCTGGGCGTCAGCAACATCTCGTTCGGGCTGGACGTGTACGCGCGGCGGGTGTTGAACAGCGTGTTCATGCACGAGGCGGTGAACCACGGACTGGATATCGCGATCGTTAACTATTCCAAGATCTACCCGTTGTACAAGATCCCTGAAGCAGAAGTGGAGATTGCGCGAAAGCTGATTTACTACGACACATCGGCGGGGGATCCGCTGGCCAACTACCTGGCTTACTTCGCCGGGCATCAGAAGACGCAGGAAGTGGCGCCGGTGGACGTGGTGCACCTCGAGGTGGAAGACCGGCTGAAGCACTGCATCATCCATGGCGAGAAGGCGATCGGCGAGGGCGCGGCGCGCCAGACGCTGGAACAGGTGCTGGACGAAGCGCTGAGCAGATACACGCCGCTGGACCTGATTAACAACGTGCTGCTGGACGCCATGCGCACGGTGGGCGACCTGTTCGGGGCGCGCAAGATGCAACTGCCTTCGGTGCTGGATTCGGCCTCGGTGATGAAGCAGGCCGTGGCCTACCTGGAGCCGAAGATGGAGCGCGCCGCCGGGTCGCAGAAGGGAACCATCGTGCTGGCGACGGTGAAGGGCGACGTCCATGACATCGGCAAGAATCTGGTGGACATCATCCTGACGAACAACGGCTACCGGGTGGTGAACCTGGGCATCAAGCAGCCGGCGGACTCGATCATCGCGGCGGCACTGGAGCACCAGGCGGACGCCATCGGGCTCTCCGGGCTGCTGGTGAAGTCCACGGTGGAGATGAAGTACGTGCTGGAGGACCTGGAGCGGCAGAAGCTGGAATTTCCGGTGATCTGCGGGGGCGCGGCCCTGACGCGCAAGTACGTGGAAGACGATCTGCGCCGGGAGTATTCGAACGGCGTGTTCTACGGCGAGGACGCCTTCGGCGGACTGCGCCTGATGGACGACCTGACGGCCAGCGACGGCTCGCGGCAGGCACGCCTGGCCGAGGGACGCACGCGCAAGGAGGCGGCGCGCGCTGCAGTGGCGGTGGCTGAGGCGCCGGCGGAACGCTCGAAGGCCGTGCGCGCGGACGTGGAGATCCCCGCGCCGGCGTTCTTCGGCCGGAAAGTGAGGAAGGACTTTGACCTGAGTGAAGTCTTCCGCTACATCAACGAAACCGCTTTGTTCAAGAACCAGTGGCAGCTGAAGACGGCGTCGGCTGCGGACTATCAGAAGCTGGTGGAAACGAAATACCGGCCCACGCTGGAGAGGCTGCAGCAGGAAGTGATGGCTGCCGGCTGGTTCGAGCCCAAAGCCGTGTATGGCTGGTTTCCGTGCCAGAGCAACGGAAACGACGTGATTCTATATGAGCCGCAGGATGAGCGGAGGGAGCTGTTGCGCTTCACCTTCCCCAGGCAGAAAGAAGGCCGCCGGTTGTCGATTGCGGATTTCTTTGCAGCCCAGGATTCCGGGCGGAAAGATGTCATCGGTGTCTCGGTGGTGACGATCGGCGCGCGTGCGTCGGAGGAATGCCACCGGCTGTTCGAGCACGGCGAGTACACCCGCTATCTCTACCTGCACGGTCTGAGCGTGGAGACGGCGGAAGCGCTGGCCGAGCTGCTGCACAAGCAGATGCGGGCGGAGCTGGGCATCGGGAAGGACGACGCGGAGCGCATCACCGACCTGTTCCACCAGAAGTATCGCGGCTCGCGCTACTCGTTCGGCTACCCGGCGTGTCCGAACCTGGAAGACCAGACCAAGATCTTCGAGCTGCTCGACCCGGAGCACACCATCGGGGTGCGGATGACCTCCGGCTTCCAACTCGAGCCGGAGCAAAGCACGTCAGCCATCGTGGTGCACCATCCGGAGGCCAAGTACTTCGTGGTGTAA
- the tadA gene encoding tRNA adenosine(34) deaminase TadA: MPARRTVADELFMEEALREALRAQALGEVPVGAVVVCDGKVIGRGCNRNLTDADPSAHAEIVALRDAARHLGNYRLEDCAMFVTIEPCPMCAGALVLARLQRLVYGADDPKAGAVRSVTTVLNHPKLNHKMAVASGVLEGRCAALLKAFFAGRRQEQKTGTK, translated from the coding sequence ATGCCCGCGCGCCGCACGGTTGCCGACGAACTCTTCATGGAGGAGGCGCTGCGCGAAGCCCTGCGTGCCCAGGCCCTGGGCGAGGTCCCAGTGGGCGCGGTGGTGGTCTGCGACGGCAAGGTGATCGGCCGGGGCTGCAACCGCAATCTCACCGATGCCGATCCCAGCGCCCATGCCGAGATCGTCGCCCTGCGCGACGCCGCCCGCCACCTCGGCAACTACCGCCTCGAGGATTGCGCGATGTTTGTTACAATCGAGCCGTGCCCGATGTGCGCGGGCGCGCTGGTGCTGGCCCGGCTGCAGCGCCTGGTCTACGGGGCCGACGATCCCAAGGCTGGCGCCGTGCGCTCGGTCACCACCGTCCTGAATCACCCCAAGCTCAACCACAAGATGGCGGTCGCTTCCGGGGTGCTCGAGGGACGCTGCGCCGCCCTCCTGAAGGCTTTTTTCGCCGGCCGCCGCCAGGAGCAGAAAACGGGCACAAAATGA
- a CDS encoding agmatine deiminase family protein has product MAARLPAALGYRMPAEWEPHAATWIAWPHHTPDWPGKFAAIPWVYAEIVRALASSERVEILVNNAASETSARRILRDAHVPLRNLRFHRCPTNRGWTRDCGPIFLTRRSPPRLALTDWRFSAWAKYSNWQQDDRVPSRIARRLRVPAFRPVTQIGGRTQPIVLEGGSIDVNGRGALLTTEECLLSPVQARNPGLSREQVEQFLRDWLGVHKVLWLGRGIAGDDTHGHVDDIARFVAPRTVLAAWEPDPADVNHLPLAENLRRLRRMTDQQGRPLQVVKLPLPAPVVFRGQRLPASYANFYIANRAVLVPVFNDPNDRVALDLLASLFPGRRIVPIYCGDFIWGLGAIHCMTQQQPLT; this is encoded by the coding sequence ATGGCCGCCAGATTGCCCGCCGCTCTCGGCTACCGCATGCCCGCCGAGTGGGAGCCCCATGCCGCCACCTGGATCGCGTGGCCGCACCACACTCCCGACTGGCCGGGCAAGTTCGCCGCCATCCCCTGGGTCTACGCCGAAATCGTTCGCGCCCTGGCTTCCTCCGAGCGCGTCGAGATTCTGGTGAACAATGCTGCCTCGGAAACCAGCGCCCGCCGAATCCTGCGCGATGCGCATGTTCCCCTCCGCAACCTGCGCTTCCATCGCTGCCCGACAAATCGCGGCTGGACCCGTGATTGCGGCCCTATCTTTCTCACCCGTCGCAGCCCGCCCCGGCTTGCGCTCACCGACTGGCGCTTCAGCGCCTGGGCGAAGTATTCGAACTGGCAGCAGGACGACCGCGTTCCTTCGCGCATCGCCCGCCGCTTGCGCGTGCCTGCCTTCCGGCCGGTGACGCAAATCGGCGGCCGTACGCAACCCATCGTGCTCGAGGGCGGCTCCATCGACGTCAACGGCCGCGGCGCTCTGCTCACCACGGAAGAATGCCTGCTCAGCCCGGTACAGGCTCGCAACCCCGGCTTGTCGCGCGAACAAGTAGAACAGTTCCTGCGGGACTGGCTGGGTGTGCATAAGGTCCTCTGGCTTGGCCGCGGCATCGCCGGCGACGATACCCACGGCCACGTGGACGACATCGCCCGCTTCGTTGCGCCCCGCACCGTCCTCGCTGCCTGGGAACCCGATCCCGCCGATGTCAACCATCTCCCGCTGGCGGAGAACCTTCGCCGCCTCCGCCGCATGACCGACCAGCAGGGCCGTCCGCTGCAGGTCGTCAAGTTGCCCCTGCCTGCGCCCGTCGTCTTCCGCGGCCAGCGCTTGCCCGCCAGCTACGCCAACTTCTATATCGCCAATCGCGCCGTGCTCGTCCCTGTCTTTAACGATCCCAATGACCGCGTGGCGCTCGACCTTCTGGCCTCGCTCTTTCCCGGCCGCCGCATCGTCCCCATCTACTGCGGCGATTTCATCTGGGGACTTGGTGCTATTCACTGCATGACCCAGCAACAACCCTTGACCTGA
- a CDS encoding carbon-nitrogen hydrolase: MTERFTVGLLQLSAGPDPEKNLAHALDRLREAAGQGAQVICLPELFRTQYFCQREDAALFDLAEPVPGPTTEKLAAAAKQTGTVIIGSVFERRAPGVYHNTAVVFDADGALVGLYRKMHIPDDPLYYEKFYFTPGDLGFRAFPTRYGKIGTLVCWDQWYPEGARLTALQGAHVLFYPTAIGWHPVEKAESGKAQHDAWRTIQRAHAIANGVYVAAVNRVGHETGNVNGNAAPGQGLEFWGGSFLADPFGQIVAEAPADREAILLGEVDLKQLEDVRRNWPFLRDRRIDTYAGISQRLID; this comes from the coding sequence CGATCCGGAAAAGAACCTCGCTCATGCCCTGGACCGCCTCCGGGAAGCCGCCGGCCAGGGAGCCCAGGTCATTTGCCTGCCCGAGCTTTTCCGCACGCAGTATTTCTGCCAGCGCGAGGACGCCGCCTTGTTCGACCTCGCTGAGCCCGTGCCCGGCCCCACCACAGAAAAGCTTGCCGCCGCCGCCAAGCAAACAGGGACGGTGATCATAGGTTCGGTATTCGAACGACGCGCGCCCGGCGTCTATCACAACACTGCCGTTGTCTTCGACGCCGACGGCGCGCTGGTGGGCCTCTACCGCAAGATGCATATCCCCGACGACCCGCTCTACTACGAAAAGTTTTACTTCACGCCCGGCGACCTCGGCTTTCGCGCTTTCCCTACGCGCTACGGCAAGATCGGCACCCTGGTCTGCTGGGACCAGTGGTATCCGGAGGGCGCGCGGCTCACGGCGCTGCAGGGAGCGCATGTGCTCTTCTATCCCACCGCCATCGGCTGGCATCCAGTCGAAAAAGCGGAATCCGGCAAAGCGCAACACGACGCCTGGCGTACCATCCAGCGCGCTCACGCCATCGCCAACGGCGTCTACGTGGCGGCGGTAAACCGCGTAGGGCACGAGACCGGAAACGTCAACGGCAACGCAGCTCCCGGGCAGGGCCTCGAGTTTTGGGGCGGATCCTTTCTTGCCGACCCCTTCGGCCAAATCGTCGCCGAAGCTCCCGCCGACCGCGAAGCCATCCTCCTCGGCGAAGTGGACTTGAAGCAGCTCGAGGACGTGCGTCGCAACTGGCCCTTCCTGCGCGACCGTCGCATCGACACCTACGCTGGCATCTCGCAAAGGCTCATCGACTAG